The genomic DNA ACGACGGCTGCGGAGCGATCGAGATTCAGCGTTTTGGCTCCTTCACCCACGCCGACAACCAACGCCGACGCCGTAGCGGCGACTGGATTATCCAAGCCTATCACCCTGGGCAAGCGGTCAGCATCGCCGCGATCGTGACTCCCAGTGCGATCCATTGGTTGCCGGCCTGTCTGCAGAAAATCGAGTCCCCCTGTTTCACTTATCACGGTGGCAAATGCCCGCTCCCCGCCGCGATCGTCGACCGTACCGAATCGTTAGCAGCCGCTGCGCTCGATGCCCTGATCGACCGATCGTCGCTCTGCGACGATGCCGCCAGCCCGGTCGGCTACGTTGGCATCGACCTAGTTCTCGCCGACGACCCGCGCAACGATGTCGTGATCGAGATCAATCCTCGATTGACGACCTCTTATGTTGGCGTTCGCCATTTGATGAAAAGCAATCTTGCTGCAACAATGCTCGGCCTCGACGCGGCGCCGCTGACCCTTGATCCCTCCGTTTCCGCAGTCCGTTGGGACGGGGCGGGGCAAGTCGACATATCGCCGACCGGCTCCGGC from Rosistilla carotiformis includes the following:
- a CDS encoding ATP-grasp domain-containing protein gives rise to the protein MQVFIGEYTIGGGLASTPLASLPQSLLAEGTAMHHAICEDASRCARVVTTIDSRLPHRIDDSIQTIPVDSSADLISQWLAASADCDAAILIAPESDRLLYKLVAAFRGFGRNVIAGNANFLASATDKLQLSQRLREAKIPHPISFGPRQAPQKTRDKGWILKPNDGCGAIEIQRFGSFTHADNQRRRRSGDWIIQAYHPGQAVSIAAIVTPSAIHWLPACLQKIESPCFTYHGGKCPLPAAIVDRTESLAAAALDALIDRSSLCDDAASPVGYVGIDLVLADDPRNDVVIEINPRLTTSYVGVRHLMKSNLAATMLGLDAAPLTLDPSVSAVRWDGAGQVDISPTGSGPCRRNPSKIPQSQ